In Pocillopora verrucosa isolate sample1 chromosome 13, ASM3666991v2, whole genome shotgun sequence, one genomic interval encodes:
- the LOC131783869 gene encoding histidine N-acetyltransferase-like, whose product MTTELTFRLAQTSDFDEILKLSEGVYDGQDYLPIRFHNWMQMDNVAVMLAHSSEKLVGLVQCSVVDNGRTAVRQAARTSTEFRGQGVYKRLSKAMNEYVRRHYPDVQREIFASTVCPSLAREITQMTIIRTSAVNKKLFALRSIKVNFSDLIEPCTKEYLCDTIFSSPVAQKLFLDNPIVLDRIPMEASQSNIDHFQRELGQDFYFAVDKCGEDGIPRSVSFGALLPRVGCTDWTVTIYTSDPSLYEAQVTHQLQHAFNVVEGDFLISFIQDKRLSDRGRRLLREYLPQVEFDKAWSTFFLCENMIQS is encoded by the coding sequence ATGACTACTGAGCTGACATTCCGCCTTGCTCAAACCAGCGATTTTGACGAGATCCTAAAACTATCAGAGGGTGTTTATGATGGCCAAGACTATCTTCCAATCAGATTTCATAACTGGATGCAAATGGACAACGTTGCGGTGATGTTAGCTCACTCGAGCGAAAAACTTGTTGGACTGGTTCAGTGCTCGGTTGTTGACAATGGAAGAACAGCAGTTCGACAGGCCGCCAGGACATCAACGGAGTTTCGTGGTCAGGGTGTTTACAAACGGCTATCAAAAGCAATGAACGAGTACGTACGAAGACATTACCCGGATGTACAGCGAGAGATATTCGCATCCACAGTGTGTCCCTCCCTCGCGAGAGAAATTACACAGATGACAATTATTAGGACTTCTGCTGTAAATAAGAAGCTCTTCGCACTCAGATCTATCAAAGTTAATTTCTCAGACCTGATAGAGCCTTGTACGAAAGAGTACCTCTGTGACACGATCTTTTCAAGCCCTGTTGCTCAGAAATTGTTTCTGGATAACCCCATTGTACTTGATCGGATTCCCATGGAGGCTTCGCAATCAAACATCGATCATTTCCAACGTGAACTCGGTCAAGATTTCTATTTCGCTGTCGACAAATGTGGCGAAGATGGTATTCCCAGATCTGTCAGTTTTGGTGCTCTGTTACCAAGGGTAGGATGCACTGATTGGACTGTCACTATTTATACGAGTGATCCAAGCTTATACGAAGCTCAAGTTACTCATCAACTACAGCATGCGTTCAATGTTGTTGAAGGCGattttttgatttctttcatcCAAGACAAACGTTTGTCAGATCGAGGAAGAAGACTTCTCAGAGAATATTTGCCTCAGGTGGAATTTGACAAAGCATGGTCCACTTTCTTCCTTTGTGAAAATATGATTCAGTCTTGA
- the LOC131783871 gene encoding LOW QUALITY PROTEIN: tripartite motif-containing protein 59-like (The sequence of the model RefSeq protein was modified relative to this genomic sequence to represent the inferred CDS: deleted 1 base in 1 codon) — MASSVEERLEKNLECGICLESFQEPKVLPCQHTYCKKCLERIIFRASGGRVQKITCPECRVETKLQRGGVASLPSSFLIKRLLEVNSDAQLDTSANCEKHPEEQVDLYCDCGEPICRACAVIDHRLHSNQPLSKVFAREKKMIATLLEKAKPQMSALKAEISSREGIEEALQQNCSDINEQIENFVNAKIAQWESKRESLKKDLREMSASKVDSLKRRREALLLLVSRVENVKDIIKKCGRSCEKKVEFLRKKSQFDEHLKELNATSQHIQPCNKVTIQLEEIHPLKIYPNGHDISNQAKIRLLEFDKQGNRVGPSANSDFIDLFNNWIMLSCFLFLMGLIFFFKCLDLGK; from the exons ATGGCTTCCTCCGTAGAAGAAAGACTAGAG AAAAACCTGGAATGTGGAATTTGCTTGGAATCATTCCAGGAGCCAAAAGTGCTGCCCTGTCAGCACACCTATTGTAAAAAGTGCCTTGAACGAATTATCTTTAGGGCTTCTGGAGGGCGTGTGCAGAAAATCACGTGTCCTGAGTGCCGAGTAGAAACGAAG ctTCAACGAGGTGGCGTCGCAAGTCTTCCTTCCAGTTTTCTAATCAAGAGGCTCTTGGAAGTTAACAGTGATGCCCAACTCGATACATCCGCAAACTGTGAGAAACACCCAGAAGAACAAGTAGATCTTTATTGCGATTGTGGTGAACCGATATGCAGAGCATGCGCAGTGATAGATCATCGTCTCCACTCGAATCAACCTTTGAGTAAGGTATTTGCTCgtgagaaaaaaatgatagcAACACTtttagaaaaagcaaaaccacaAATGTCTGctttaaaggcagaaatttCGTCTAGAGAGGGTATCGAAGAAGCATTGCAACAAAACTGTTCAGATATTAACGAACAAATTGAAAACTTCGTCAATGCTAAAATTGCTCAGTGGGAGAGTAAAAGGGAAAGTTTGAAGAAAGATCTGAGAGAAATGTCCGCATCAAAGGTTGATAGCCTGAAACGACGAAGGGAAGCACTCCTTTTGCTAGTGAGTAGAGTAGAGAATGTCAAAGACATTATCAAGAAATGTGGCCGTAGTTGTGAAAAGAAAGTGGAATTCTTGCGTAAGAAAAGTCAGTTCGATGAGCACCTAAAAGAATTAAATGCAACTTCTCAACATATTCAGCCTTGTAATAAAGTTACCATTCAGCTTGAAGAAATCCACCCCCTGAAGATATATCCCAATGGACACGACATCTCTAATCAGGCAAAAATTCGACTTCTTGAGTTTGACAAACAAGGAAATCGTGTTGGACCATCCGCTAATTCAGATTTTATTGACTTATTTAATAACTGGATAatgctttcttgttttttatttcttatgggcctaatcttctttttcaagtgTCTTGATTTGGGTAAATGA
- the LOC131783873 gene encoding uncharacterized protein produces MSWHQEKGAGKAEGMDSTQEVIEPVSIHVTYIDTKRILPYQKGGDLRGFTKQFLQGFSDVLPPNVTSEQVKFQRYNARFDDAAELENGYKFDDNQKVSAHIVGDKKAKEKENQTPRNMSISGGQHTFYLYTTELATSDDGFVGNSTFKFHQLTVGSTYRFWSAVSNKNGGVMKRSPSENIVICGGTFEEPDDTHIQVIDVNNKSPNKSNAVALLFTDTKLNKQYAMKGIGCGQEIRTEEISLHDDESDIFEPDYFWSYTMLKHVKTGCYVGCDYTGKVTLVENSKPEFPNAEILFIANAP; encoded by the exons ATGTCGTGGCATCAAGAGAAAGGTGCTGGGAAAGCAGAAGGAATGGATTCA acTCAAGAAGTAATTGAACCAGTTAGCATCCATGTGACATACATTGATACGAAGAGAATCCTTCCCTATCAAAAAGGGGGAGATCTAAGGGGATTCACCAAGCAGTTCTTGCAAGGATTCTCCGACGTTTTACCTCCCAATGTTACTTCAGAACAAGTCAAGTTCCAGCGATATAATGCAAGATTTGACGATGCTGCCGAACTTGAAAATGGATACAAGTTTGATGATAACCAAAAAGTTAGCGCACACATCGTGGGTGACAAGAAG GCTAAAGAGAAGGAGAACCAAACACCACGTAATATGTCAATTTCGGGAGGCCAACATACATTTTATCTGTATACGACTGAGTTGGCTACGTCGGATGACGGTTTTGTAGGGAACTCGACTTTTAAGTTCCATCAACTTACGGTAGGTTCTACTTATCGCTTTTGGAGCGCAGTCAGCAACAAAAATGGTGGTGTTATGAAGAGGAGTCCCAGTGAAAACATAGTGATTTGTGGTGGAACTTTTGAGGAGCCTGATGATA CTCACATACAGGTCATTGATGTGAATAATAAGTCACCGAATAAAAGCAATGCTGTGGCCCTTCTATTCACGGACACAAAGCTAAACAAGCAGTATGCAATGAAAGGAATTGGATGCGGACAAGAAATCCGAACCGAA GAAATTTCTTTGCACGATGACGAAAGCGATATCTTTGAGCCTGACTATTTCTGGAGCTACACCATGCTCAAACACGTCAAAACCGGCTGCTATGTGGGATGTGACTACACTGGAAAAGTGACTTTGGTGGAAAATTCAAAGCCCGAATTTCCTAACGCTGAGATTCTGTTCATCGCCAATGCACCTTAA
- the LOC131783875 gene encoding uncharacterized protein yields the protein MNRQQSKLLYHRLMLPDWLRKNAEWNSPKEGNELNLDILPDSSDWENILRVPLIPSGELSNEEDITVKMKVGVVLPEPQKPRDPMSYMISDGDFSVGIQLLDPNHDYAKFGPYRAVEGESARAKLRNPNVEVAATVSSTSKNNPDQFELTFKPSEMFGSAYCAIDDGHKIVARYSDTLSLRKGLTFELYRYKSTERYTINYIEVTIYKDSM from the coding sequence ATGAATCGCCAACAATCCAAGTTGCTCTACCATCGCCTCATGCTCCCCGACTGGCTGCGTAAGAATGCAGAGTGGAACTCTCCTAAGGAAGGGAATGAGTTGAATCTCGATATTTTACCCGACTCCTCCGACTGGGAGAACATCTTGCGAGTTCCTCTCATTCCCAGCGGCGAGCTGAGTAATGAGGAGGACATCACTGTCAAGATGAAGGTGGGCGTCGTTTTGCCCGAGCCTCAGAAGCCCCGGGACCCGATGTCCTATATGATATCCGACGGGGACTTTTCTGTTGGAATTCAGCTCTTGGATCCCAACCACGATTACGCCAAATTTGGTCCCTACCGAGCTGTTGAAGGCGAGTCAGCCAGAGCCAAGTTGCGAAACCCAAATGTAGAAGTTGCGGCGACTGTTTCTTCCACTTCAAAGAATAACCCAGATCAGTTTGAGCTGACGTTCAAGCCCTCCGAGATGTTTGGATCTGCCTACTGCGCCATAGATGACGGCCACAAGATTGTCGCTCGTTATTCTGATACCTTGAGCCTGAGAAAAGGGCTGACCTTTGAGTTGTATCGCTATAAAAGCACTGAAAGGTACACCATCAATTACATCGAAGTCACCATATACAAAGACTCCATGTGA